Genomic DNA from Betta splendens chromosome 10, fBetSpl5.4, whole genome shotgun sequence:
CTGAATAATGGCTAATAACTgatttgttgttgcttttcttATGATGATTAGCGACACACTGGAGGTCAGAGTCCACCCACCTCATTATTAACCTTTATAAATATGAGCTGCGcagctgacaaacacaaacgATTTAATAACAGTGAAGGCAGCGTATTATATTTgcacggggaaaaaaaaatctcttatGAAACACTCGTTATGAGCTGACGTCTGCTGGTGAGGGGTGAGGTGCAGTTGGGCTCGTTAGATACGAGCCAACCTAATGGCCGTGGCACTAAACATCTCTTTTTATAAACTTTAACCGTGTGTTCCCCGCTGTGCGCTCGGTAATTGTCAAGTCCTCCGGTGCAGTATTTAGCCCGAAGACCTTTAGGATTTCTATTTTCGTGACATTATCAtgagattgaaaaaaaaaaaaacacgtgcgCACGCTGGTTGTGGTGTATCGATTCCGCCCATGGCCAGATTTCCTGCCAGCCTGTTGCTGCACAGCAAACCATAATCCATAATGTGCGTTCATTAGTGGGGATTGCTTCGTGGCGCCTGGTGCCGCTCCTACTTTAAACGTAGTTCACATTAAACGCAGGAGAACATCAGGGCAGCTGCAAATGATGAAACACAATGCGCACCGCTGCAACAGCTGTATAGATCAACAGGCTTATCCGCTGAAACGCACACTTTAaggtggtgctgtgtgtgtgtgtgcgtgggggggggggtgtattgGTTCTACAGTGACGCTGTCTGCGTGGGCGCAACGGTTGTAAAGCTCCGACGCGATCCACGCCCGCGATATGAAAGCAGGGCTCGAGGGCTTTAATTGGACGCCGCCGCAGAAGAGACAAACAAGGACAAACGTGAGAAAAGTTCCTGCGTGTCCTGTCAGACGCCGGGGAAACGTCGCTGctgccccccgcccccccgcggCGCCACGGGAGCCCTCGGAGAGACCCTCTAACGATCATCTAATACACAGCCCCGTGTTTCAACTTGTACGCTATAATTGCCCGTCGACTCGTCCATCTGTAGCAGAACAGGTAGTTGGCTGCGTTTCGGCGCCGTACTATGCCCCGCCCACCAGCAGCCCCAGCCCTCCCGCGTAACCCCTGATTGGCTGAAGGGATTGCGGGTCCTGAGACTGAGCGCTCGGCTCGGAGCCGCGCGTCCGCCAGTGTGCGCCGGTGAAGCGAGAGGAGCGCTCGTTGGAGTCAACTAGACAGGCTGCTGGCAACGAGTGGTGCGTCTTTTTTCTGCCTCCACCAGGCTGGATATAGGCTCCTGTGCGTCTACTTCACTGCAGCCCCATCATCAAAAAAGGCTCCTCCAACCCGTTTCCTCCCACTGGCTTTTGGCTAAAATTCCTCCGGATTTTTCCTGCGTGTTGCGTGGACCGGTTGTCGGGATATGTTCCGCCTTTTTCCAAATGAGACACCGGGAAATTAATTAGTAAGTTAAAGCTTCGGGACTTGCGGAGGGCATGAAAGACTAAATctgctggagaggaaaaaaaggtaATCGGGACTTCAGTGATGTGATGAGACATTCCTTCAATCGCGCCCTTGTTCTTTAGGCAAAGATATCCGGACTTAAGCTGTTGAATAATTCTGTGACTGCAGATCCTTTAAGAATTTTTTCCATCAGATGTGCAGTTTCAAAGCCCGTAGCTGCCGGCTGAAGAGGAAATCCGTTCATTGCTTGCAATATAACGCACAGGGCGAGATATTCATCCGAAATGCGACTTAAATGTTTGGTGGCATCGAGGAGGAGAAATTAACGCGGACCCTTGAACCGCATCACTTCAGCCGCACGGAAGACTCAAATTTCTCTGGACTTGTTCGCAGGACTTGTCGTTGTGCGTCTATGCAGCCCGAGCGTCGCCCCGCGGACTCCTCGTCGTATGAGTCATGTGTAACACCGGTTCGCCGCTTGACGAGAGCTGCACGGATTTACACGGCTAACTCAGTGCTGCGAGGAGGTCCAGCATGTTCCCGCTGATCTGTCCTCCCCAACGCGTCGCCCGCTGCAGCAGACCGGAGGACGCGCTCCGCCTGAGGAGAGTGAAATAGGCTGAGGCACTTGTTAGAATTAGAGCTTCCACGCCATGATATAATTTGCATCCGCGAGAGCGCGTCGTCACTCAAACACTTTTCTGGGCATTTCACTGAGATGATCCATTTGGAACCTTTTTGCTCTTTTCTCTGACGAGCATTCTTGTGCGTAACCACCGCGGTCTTTATTAGACAGAGACAAACTCAACAGGTACAATGCAAAGCAGGGAGATGGGATTAATGCACTTCGTCGCCGCGTTGCTCCTATTTTGTGCCGGAGCTGACGCGGTTATCAACCTAAAGTATGGAATAAACGAGGAGATGAAGCCCGGATCGGTGATTGGAAACGTGACAAAGGACGCGCTGAAGCAAGGATTTCAGATTGCACCGCAGCCCCCGTACTTGAGGGTGATTTCCAATTCAGAACCCCGATGGGTGGAACTCAGTCCAGCCGGAATCCTTACAACCCAAATGAAAATAGATCGGGATGTAGTTTGTCGCCAGAACCCAAAGTGCATTATTTCTCTAGAAGTGATGTCAAACTCTATGGAGATCTGTGTCATCAAAGTTGAAATCGAGGATTTGAACGACAACGCACCCAGATTCCCAACGAGCCGCATTGACATTGAAATTTCCGAGAACGCCTCCCCTGGTACCAGGTTTCCCCTAGAGGGGGCAAGCGATCCGGACTCCGGTGTCTTTGGAGTGCAGTCGTATTCCATAACCCCAAATGAGCTTTTCGGGCTGGAAATAAAGACCAGGGGGGACGGGTCCAAAATCGCTGAGCTCGTTGTGCAAAAATCTCTGGACAGAGAGACCCAGTCCCACTATGCGTATGAAATCAGCgcagaagatggaggagacCCTCCAAAGATAGGCGCGGTCCAGTTAAACATAAAGGTAATTGACTCGAACGACAACAACCCCGTTTTTGACGAGCCAGTGTATACAGTGAATGTGATGGAGAATTCCCCCATCAACACACTTGTCATAGACTTGAACGCAACGGATCCTGACGAGGGGACTAACGGAGAGGTTACGTACTCGTTCAACAGTTACGTCACCGAGAAAACGAGGGACGCGTTCAAAATTGACTCCAAAACCGGAATCATCACCGTCAACAGCGTGTTGGATTACGAAACGACGCAAATATACGAGATCGACGTGCAGGCTAAAGACCTGGGTCCCAACTCCATCCCGGCTCACTGCAAAGTCACGGTGAACGTGATGGACACGAACGACAACCCGCCCGTCATCAGCCTGCTGTCGCTCAACACGGAGATGGTGGAAGTCAGTGAGAACGCGCAGCGCGGATATGTCATTGCGCTCGTGCGCGTGTCAGACAAGGACTCCGGGGCGAACGGCAAGGTGCAGTGCAGGCTGCAGGGCAACGTCCCCTTCAGGCTGCAAGAGTACGAAAGTTTCTCCACCATACTTGTTGACGGCAGGCTGGACCGAGAGCAGAAAGACACGTACAACCTCACCATCCAGGCGGAGGACAGCGGCGTGCCCCCGTTACGCGCGACTAAATCCCTGGTAGTTAAGGTCGCAGACGAGAACGACAACCCCCCCCACTTCCTGAAGCCGCACTACCAGGAGATGGTGATGGAGAACAACCTCCCCGGCTCGTGTCTGCTCGCAGTGTCCGCGGAAGACCCGGACCTGGGCATGAATGGCACCGTGTCCTACTCCATAGTCCCCGGCGAGATCAAGCACATGGATGTAAACACGTATGTGAGCATAAACCCATCGGGCCGAATTTACTCCATGAGGTCATTCGACCACGAGTACACCCGGACCTTTGATTTTAAAGTTCTGGCGCGAGACAATGGCAACCCGTCTTTATCCAGCAACGCCACGGTGCGCATTGTGGTCctggacgtcaacgacaacaCACCTGTTATGACAAACCCGCCCCTGGTTAACGGCACAGCGGAGGTCTCCATCCCGAGGAACGCGGGCGTGGGTTACATGGTGACCCAGGTCAAAGCGGACGACTACGACGAGGGGGAGAACGGGCGGCTCACCTACACCATCTCCGAGGGCGACCGGGCTTTCTTTGAAATCGACCAGGTGAACGGCGAGGTGCGCTCCACGCGCATGTTCGGGGAGAACGCCAAGTCCACGTACGAGATCACGGTGGTGGCGCGGGACCACGGCAAGCCCTCGCTCTCCGCCTCGGCCTACATCGTCGTCTACCTGTCGCCGGACCTGAACGCGCAGGAACCTATCGGACCCGTCAACCTgtccctcatcttcatcatcgccCTGGGCTCTATCGCGGCGATCCTCTTCGTCACCATGATTTTTGTGGCGGTCAAGTGCAAGAGGGATAACAAGGAGATCCGGACGTACAACTGCAGGTACTGAGCGAgtcgcgtgcgtgtgcgtgcgtgcgtaattTGGCAGagcgtgcagtgtgtgtgtgtgcgtgcgtgtccccGGTCGCGCCTGAAAGTGCGCGTTGCCAGAGCGTTGCTTTTGTCACGCAGCATGAAGAGGCCCGAGTGTTGAGGACTGCAGAttccttcctcccacagccGAAACCGAGCTCGAACCGGCCTCCAGTCTCCACTCAAACACCCCGATGAGGCTCAGTGCTCCGTGTTAGTGGAACGTGATTGATTGATTTAGTCGTCACTCTGTAACCAA
This window encodes:
- the pcdh19 gene encoding protocadherin-19 isoform X7, which gives rise to MQSREMGLMHFVAALLLFCAGADAVINLKYGINEEMKPGSVIGNVTKDALKQGFQIAPQPPYLRVISNSEPRWVELSPAGILTTQMKIDRDVVCRQNPKCIISLEVMSNSMEICVIKVEIEDLNDNAPRFPTSRIDIEISENASPGTRFPLEGASDPDSGVFGVQSYSITPNELFGLEIKTRGDGSKIAELVVQKSLDRETQSHYAYEISAEDGGDPPKIGAVQLNIKVIDSNDNNPVFDEPVYTVNVMENSPINTLVIDLNATDPDEGTNGEVTYSFNSYVTEKTRDAFKIDSKTGIITVNSVLDYETTQIYEIDVQAKDLGPNSIPAHCKVTVNVMDTNDNPPVISLLSLNTEMVEVSENAQRGYVIALVRVSDKDSGANGKVQCRLQGNVPFRLQEYESFSTILVDGRLDREQKDTYNLTIQAEDSGVPPLRATKSLVVKVADENDNPPHFLKPHYQEMVMENNLPGSCLLAVSAEDPDLGMNGTVSYSIVPGEIKHMDVNTYVSINPSGRIYSMRSFDHEYTRTFDFKVLARDNGNPSLSSNATVRIVVLDVNDNTPVMTNPPLVNGTAEVSIPRNAGVGYMVTQVKADDYDEGENGRLTYTISEGDRAFFEIDQVNGEVRSTRMFGENAKSTYEITVVARDHGKPSLSASAYIVVYLSPDLNAQEPIGPVNLSLIFIIALGSIAAILFVTMIFVAVKCKRDNKEIRTYNCRVAEYSYGSQKKSSKKKKLSKNDIRLVPRDVEETDKMNVTENYSIDSSYVNSRAHLIKRPPCSTSTFKDLEGNSLKDSGHEESDQTDSEHDVQRGHYVDTAVNDVLNMTVPPNVCQLPDQDPSEGFHCQDECRILGHSDRCWMPRVPVPARAKSPEHGRNVIALSIEATTVDLPHYEDGTAKRTFATFGKDGPEDAERAELKGKRTQESQVCSPKANGGAVREAGNGREAASPITSPVHLKSPVSKPSSAYNTLKCRDAERIANHSLLRQPEGKDSEPAVREINTLLHDGRDKESPSSKRLKDIVL
- the pcdh19 gene encoding protocadherin-19 isoform X8 gives rise to the protein MQSREMGLMHFVAALLLFCAGADAVINLKYGINEEMKPGSVIGNVTKDALKQGFQIAPQPPYLRVISNSEPRWVELSPAGILTTQMKIDRDVVCRQNPKCIISLEVMSNSMEICVIKVEIEDLNDNAPRFPTSRIDIEISENASPGTRFPLEGASDPDSGVFGVQSYSITPNELFGLEIKTRGDGSKIAELVVQKSLDRETQSHYAYEISAEDGGDPPKIGAVQLNIKVIDSNDNNPVFDEPVYTVNVMENSPINTLVIDLNATDPDEGTNGEVTYSFNSYVTEKTRDAFKIDSKTGIITVNSVLDYETTQIYEIDVQAKDLGPNSIPAHCKVTVNVMDTNDNPPVISLLSLNTEMVEVSENAQRGYVIALVRVSDKDSGANGKVQCRLQGNVPFRLQEYESFSTILVDGRLDREQKDTYNLTIQAEDSGVPPLRATKSLVVKVADENDNPPHFLKPHYQEMVMENNLPGSCLLAVSAEDPDLGMNGTVSYSIVPGEIKHMDVNTYVSINPSGRIYSMRSFDHEYTRTFDFKVLARDNGNPSLSSNATVRIVVLDVNDNTPVMTNPPLVNGTAEVSIPRNAGVGYMVTQVKADDYDEGENGRLTYTISEGDRAFFEIDQVNGEVRSTRMFGENAKSTYEITVVARDHGKPSLSASAYIVVYLSPDLNAQEPIGPVNLSLIFIIALGSIAAILFVTMIFVAVKCKRDNKEIRTYNCRVAEYSYGSQKKSSKKKKLSKNDIRLVPRDVEETDKMNVTENYSIDSSYVNSRAHLIKSTSTFKDLEGNSLKDSGHEESDQTDSEHDVQRGHYVDTAVNDVLNMTVPPNVCQLPDQDPSEGFHCQDECRILGHSDRCWMPRVPVPARAKSPEHGRNVIALSIEATTVDLPHYEDGTAKRTFATFGKDGPEDAERAELKGKRTQESQVCSPKANGGAVREAGNGREAASPITSPVHLKSPVSKPSSAYNTLKCRDAERIANHSLLRQPEGKDSEPAVREINTLLHDGRDKESPSSKRLKDIVL
- the pcdh19 gene encoding protocadherin-19 isoform X3; the protein is MQSREMGLMHFVAALLLFCAGADAVINLKYGINEEMKPGSVIGNVTKDALKQGFQIAPQPPYLRVISNSEPRWVELSPAGILTTQMKIDRDVVCRQNPKCIISLEVMSNSMEICVIKVEIEDLNDNAPRFPTSRIDIEISENASPGTRFPLEGASDPDSGVFGVQSYSITPNELFGLEIKTRGDGSKIAELVVQKSLDRETQSHYAYEISAEDGGDPPKIGAVQLNIKVIDSNDNNPVFDEPVYTVNVMENSPINTLVIDLNATDPDEGTNGEVTYSFNSYVTEKTRDAFKIDSKTGIITVNSVLDYETTQIYEIDVQAKDLGPNSIPAHCKVTVNVMDTNDNPPVISLLSLNTEMVEVSENAQRGYVIALVRVSDKDSGANGKVQCRLQGNVPFRLQEYESFSTILVDGRLDREQKDTYNLTIQAEDSGVPPLRATKSLVVKVADENDNPPHFLKPHYQEMVMENNLPGSCLLAVSAEDPDLGMNGTVSYSIVPGEIKHMDVNTYVSINPSGRIYSMRSFDHEYTRTFDFKVLARDNGNPSLSSNATVRIVVLDVNDNTPVMTNPPLVNGTAEVSIPRNAGVGYMVTQVKADDYDEGENGRLTYTISEGDRAFFEIDQVNGEVRSTRMFGENAKSTYEITVVARDHGKPSLSASAYIVVYLSPDLNAQEPIGPVNLSLIFIIALGSIAAILFVTMIFVAVKCKRDNKEIRTYNCRVAEYSYGSQKKSSKKKKLSKNDIRLVPRDVEETDKMNVVSCSSLTSSLNYFDYHQQSLPLGCRRSESTFLNVESQNSRNAAPNHGYQHPFTGQAHQQPDLIINGMPLPETENYSIDSSYVNSRAHLIKRPPCSTSTFKDLEGNSLKDSGHEESDQTDSEHDVQRGHYVDTAVNDVLNMTVPPNVCQLPDQDPSEGFHCQDECRILGHSDRCWMPRVPVPARAKSPEHGRNVIALSIEATTVDLPHYEDGTAKRTFATFGKDGPEDAERAELKGKRTQESQVCSPKANGGAVREAGNGREAASPITSPVHLKSPVSKPSSAYNTLKCRDAERIANHSLLRQPEGKDSEPAVREINTLLHDGRDKESPSSKRLKDIVL
- the pcdh19 gene encoding protocadherin-19 isoform X4; the protein is MQSREMGLMHFVAALLLFCAGADAVINLKYGINEEMKPGSVIGNVTKDALKQGFQIAPQPPYLRVISNSEPRWVELSPAGILTTQMKIDRDVVCRQNPKCIISLEVMSNSMEICVIKVEIEDLNDNAPRFPTSRIDIEISENASPGTRFPLEGASDPDSGVFGVQSYSITPNELFGLEIKTRGDGSKIAELVVQKSLDRETQSHYAYEISAEDGGDPPKIGAVQLNIKVIDSNDNNPVFDEPVYTVNVMENSPINTLVIDLNATDPDEGTNGEVTYSFNSYVTEKTRDAFKIDSKTGIITVNSVLDYETTQIYEIDVQAKDLGPNSIPAHCKVTVNVMDTNDNPPVISLLSLNTEMVEVSENAQRGYVIALVRVSDKDSGANGKVQCRLQGNVPFRLQEYESFSTILVDGRLDREQKDTYNLTIQAEDSGVPPLRATKSLVVKVADENDNPPHFLKPHYQEMVMENNLPGSCLLAVSAEDPDLGMNGTVSYSIVPGEIKHMDVNTYVSINPSGRIYSMRSFDHEYTRTFDFKVLARDNGNPSLSSNATVRIVVLDVNDNTPVMTNPPLVNGTAEVSIPRNAGVGYMVTQVKADDYDEGENGRLTYTISEGDRAFFEIDQVNGEVRSTRMFGENAKSTYEITVVARDHGKPSLSASAYIVVYLSPDLNAQEPIGPVNLSLIFIIALGSIAAILFVTMIFVAVKCKRDNKEIRTYNCRVAEYSYGSQKKSSKKKKLSKNDIRLVPRDVEETDKMNVVSCSSLTSSLNYFDYHQQSLPLGCRRSESTFLNVESQNSRNAAPNHGYQHPFTGQAHQQPDLIINGMPLPETENYSIDSSYVNSRAHLIKSTSTFKDLEGNSLKDSGHEESDQTDSEHDVQRGHYVDTAVNDVLNMTVPPNVCQLPDQDPSEGFHCQDECRILGHSDRCWMPRVPVPARAKSPEHGRNVIALSIEATTVDLPHYEDGTAKRTFATFGKDGPEDAERAELKGKRTQESQVCSPKANGGAVREAGNGREAASPITSPVHLKSPVSKPSSAYNTLKCRDAERIANHSLLRQPEGKDSEPAVREINTLLHDGRDKESPSSKRLKDIVL
- the pcdh19 gene encoding protocadherin-19 isoform X5; the encoded protein is MQSREMGLMHFVAALLLFCAGADAVINLKYGINEEMKPGSVIGNVTKDALKQGFQIAPQPPYLRVISNSEPRWVELSPAGILTTQMKIDRDVVCRQNPKCIISLEVMSNSMEICVIKVEIEDLNDNAPRFPTSRIDIEISENASPGTRFPLEGASDPDSGVFGVQSYSITPNELFGLEIKTRGDGSKIAELVVQKSLDRETQSHYAYEISAEDGGDPPKIGAVQLNIKVIDSNDNNPVFDEPVYTVNVMENSPINTLVIDLNATDPDEGTNGEVTYSFNSYVTEKTRDAFKIDSKTGIITVNSVLDYETTQIYEIDVQAKDLGPNSIPAHCKVTVNVMDTNDNPPVISLLSLNTEMVEVSENAQRGYVIALVRVSDKDSGANGKVQCRLQGNVPFRLQEYESFSTILVDGRLDREQKDTYNLTIQAEDSGVPPLRATKSLVVKVADENDNPPHFLKPHYQEMVMENNLPGSCLLAVSAEDPDLGMNGTVSYSIVPGEIKHMDVNTYVSINPSGRIYSMRSFDHEYTRTFDFKVLARDNGNPSLSSNATVRIVVLDVNDNTPVMTNPPLVNGTAEVSIPRNAGVGYMVTQVKADDYDEGENGRLTYTISEGDRAFFEIDQVNGEVRSTRMFGENAKSTYEITVVARDHGKPSLSASAYIVVYLSPDLNAQEPIGPVNLSLIFIIALGSIAAILFVTMIFVAVKCKRDNKEIRTYNCSFFYLRRVAEYSYGSQKKSSKKKKLSKNDIRLVPRDVEETDKMNVTENYSIDSSYVNSRAHLIKRPPCSTSTFKDLEGNSLKDSGHEESDQTDSEHDVQRGHYVDTAVNDVLNMTVPPNVCQLPDQDPSEGFHCQDECRILGHSDRCWMPRVPVPARAKSPEHGRNVIALSIEATTVDLPHYEDGTAKRTFATFGKDGPEDAERAELKGKRTQESQVCSPKANGGAVREAGNGREAASPITSPVHLKSPVSKPSSAYNTLKCRDAERIANHSLLRQPEGKDSEPAVREINTLLHDGRDKESPSSKRLKDIVL
- the pcdh19 gene encoding protocadherin-19 isoform X1, yielding MQSREMGLMHFVAALLLFCAGADAVINLKYGINEEMKPGSVIGNVTKDALKQGFQIAPQPPYLRVISNSEPRWVELSPAGILTTQMKIDRDVVCRQNPKCIISLEVMSNSMEICVIKVEIEDLNDNAPRFPTSRIDIEISENASPGTRFPLEGASDPDSGVFGVQSYSITPNELFGLEIKTRGDGSKIAELVVQKSLDRETQSHYAYEISAEDGGDPPKIGAVQLNIKVIDSNDNNPVFDEPVYTVNVMENSPINTLVIDLNATDPDEGTNGEVTYSFNSYVTEKTRDAFKIDSKTGIITVNSVLDYETTQIYEIDVQAKDLGPNSIPAHCKVTVNVMDTNDNPPVISLLSLNTEMVEVSENAQRGYVIALVRVSDKDSGANGKVQCRLQGNVPFRLQEYESFSTILVDGRLDREQKDTYNLTIQAEDSGVPPLRATKSLVVKVADENDNPPHFLKPHYQEMVMENNLPGSCLLAVSAEDPDLGMNGTVSYSIVPGEIKHMDVNTYVSINPSGRIYSMRSFDHEYTRTFDFKVLARDNGNPSLSSNATVRIVVLDVNDNTPVMTNPPLVNGTAEVSIPRNAGVGYMVTQVKADDYDEGENGRLTYTISEGDRAFFEIDQVNGEVRSTRMFGENAKSTYEITVVARDHGKPSLSASAYIVVYLSPDLNAQEPIGPVNLSLIFIIALGSIAAILFVTMIFVAVKCKRDNKEIRTYNCSFFYLRRVAEYSYGSQKKSSKKKKLSKNDIRLVPRDVEETDKMNVVSCSSLTSSLNYFDYHQQSLPLGCRRSESTFLNVESQNSRNAAPNHGYQHPFTGQAHQQPDLIINGMPLPETENYSIDSSYVNSRAHLIKRPPCSTSTFKDLEGNSLKDSGHEESDQTDSEHDVQRGHYVDTAVNDVLNMTVPPNVCQLPDQDPSEGFHCQDECRILGHSDRCWMPRVPVPARAKSPEHGRNVIALSIEATTVDLPHYEDGTAKRTFATFGKDGPEDAERAELKGKRTQESQVCSPKANGGAVREAGNGREAASPITSPVHLKSPVSKPSSAYNTLKCRDAERIANHSLLRQPEGKDSEPAVREINTLLHDGRDKESPSSKRLKDIVL
- the pcdh19 gene encoding protocadherin-19 isoform X2 — translated: MQSREMGLMHFVAALLLFCAGADAVINLKYGINEEMKPGSVIGNVTKDALKQGFQIAPQPPYLRVISNSEPRWVELSPAGILTTQMKIDRDVVCRQNPKCIISLEVMSNSMEICVIKVEIEDLNDNAPRFPTSRIDIEISENASPGTRFPLEGASDPDSGVFGVQSYSITPNELFGLEIKTRGDGSKIAELVVQKSLDRETQSHYAYEISAEDGGDPPKIGAVQLNIKVIDSNDNNPVFDEPVYTVNVMENSPINTLVIDLNATDPDEGTNGEVTYSFNSYVTEKTRDAFKIDSKTGIITVNSVLDYETTQIYEIDVQAKDLGPNSIPAHCKVTVNVMDTNDNPPVISLLSLNTEMVEVSENAQRGYVIALVRVSDKDSGANGKVQCRLQGNVPFRLQEYESFSTILVDGRLDREQKDTYNLTIQAEDSGVPPLRATKSLVVKVADENDNPPHFLKPHYQEMVMENNLPGSCLLAVSAEDPDLGMNGTVSYSIVPGEIKHMDVNTYVSINPSGRIYSMRSFDHEYTRTFDFKVLARDNGNPSLSSNATVRIVVLDVNDNTPVMTNPPLVNGTAEVSIPRNAGVGYMVTQVKADDYDEGENGRLTYTISEGDRAFFEIDQVNGEVRSTRMFGENAKSTYEITVVARDHGKPSLSASAYIVVYLSPDLNAQEPIGPVNLSLIFIIALGSIAAILFVTMIFVAVKCKRDNKEIRTYNCSFFYLRRVAEYSYGSQKKSSKKKKLSKNDIRLVPRDVEETDKMNVVSCSSLTSSLNYFDYHQQSLPLGCRRSESTFLNVESQNSRNAAPNHGYQHPFTGQAHQQPDLIINGMPLPETENYSIDSSYVNSRAHLIKSTSTFKDLEGNSLKDSGHEESDQTDSEHDVQRGHYVDTAVNDVLNMTVPPNVCQLPDQDPSEGFHCQDECRILGHSDRCWMPRVPVPARAKSPEHGRNVIALSIEATTVDLPHYEDGTAKRTFATFGKDGPEDAERAELKGKRTQESQVCSPKANGGAVREAGNGREAASPITSPVHLKSPVSKPSSAYNTLKCRDAERIANHSLLRQPEGKDSEPAVREINTLLHDGRDKESPSSKRLKDIVL
- the pcdh19 gene encoding protocadherin-19 isoform X6 codes for the protein MQSREMGLMHFVAALLLFCAGADAVINLKYGINEEMKPGSVIGNVTKDALKQGFQIAPQPPYLRVISNSEPRWVELSPAGILTTQMKIDRDVVCRQNPKCIISLEVMSNSMEICVIKVEIEDLNDNAPRFPTSRIDIEISENASPGTRFPLEGASDPDSGVFGVQSYSITPNELFGLEIKTRGDGSKIAELVVQKSLDRETQSHYAYEISAEDGGDPPKIGAVQLNIKVIDSNDNNPVFDEPVYTVNVMENSPINTLVIDLNATDPDEGTNGEVTYSFNSYVTEKTRDAFKIDSKTGIITVNSVLDYETTQIYEIDVQAKDLGPNSIPAHCKVTVNVMDTNDNPPVISLLSLNTEMVEVSENAQRGYVIALVRVSDKDSGANGKVQCRLQGNVPFRLQEYESFSTILVDGRLDREQKDTYNLTIQAEDSGVPPLRATKSLVVKVADENDNPPHFLKPHYQEMVMENNLPGSCLLAVSAEDPDLGMNGTVSYSIVPGEIKHMDVNTYVSINPSGRIYSMRSFDHEYTRTFDFKVLARDNGNPSLSSNATVRIVVLDVNDNTPVMTNPPLVNGTAEVSIPRNAGVGYMVTQVKADDYDEGENGRLTYTISEGDRAFFEIDQVNGEVRSTRMFGENAKSTYEITVVARDHGKPSLSASAYIVVYLSPDLNAQEPIGPVNLSLIFIIALGSIAAILFVTMIFVAVKCKRDNKEIRTYNCSFFYLRRVAEYSYGSQKKSSKKKKLSKNDIRLVPRDVEETDKMNVTENYSIDSSYVNSRAHLIKSTSTFKDLEGNSLKDSGHEESDQTDSEHDVQRGHYVDTAVNDVLNMTVPPNVCQLPDQDPSEGFHCQDECRILGHSDRCWMPRVPVPARAKSPEHGRNVIALSIEATTVDLPHYEDGTAKRTFATFGKDGPEDAERAELKGKRTQESQVCSPKANGGAVREAGNGREAASPITSPVHLKSPVSKPSSAYNTLKCRDAERIANHSLLRQPEGKDSEPAVREINTLLHDGRDKESPSSKRLKDIVL